In Arthrobacter alpinus, a single window of DNA contains:
- the pulA gene encoding pullulanase-type alpha-1,6-glucosidase — MTDYLRARRALALAFSGALAASALLAPAFATATGADAADGRVFTLAGDLQDELGCAADWAPDCPETKLVETGTAGVYAADFTLPAGSFNYKVAVNGSWDEAYGHGSENIPLALAGESRLRVTFDDTTKRIGVQPLELRGDYSAADDALVKAPVRQAGAGENFYFVMTDRFDNGDTSNDEAGIEGGRLLSGYDPSDKGFYNGGDIAGLRNRLDYIEGLGATAIWLTPSFKNRPVQGEGADASAGYHGYWVTDFTQIDPHLGTNDELSALIDEAHAKGIKVYFDIITNHTADVIANEQNQNSYLEKKDAPYKDASGAPFDPADFAGTDTFPDLDPATSFPYTPKVQDADKNLKVPAWLNDTSLYHNRGDSIWSGESETYGDFSGLDDLMTEHPKVVDGFVEVFQDWVDFGIDGFRIDTVKHVNLEFWQKWTTGVLDYAHANGKEDFFMFGEVYSADQKILSPYVRKTEMNSVLDFAFQDGAVGYATGNSARGLQTLFAGDDYFTTTKNSPTALPTFLGNHDMGRVGYFANNTANPLERDELAHELLYLTRGQPVIYYGDEQGFAGEGDGKDKNSRQSLFGTRVAEYAEQKLVTGETIGTEDRFDTEAPLYRHIAALAKLRADHPALAQGAQIQRYADDGAGIYAFSRVDRDEKVEYLVALNNATEEKSVAVTTLTQNGGFEPLYGADSAVKSDGKGATTITVPPMSAVVYRADKGVTASAATDIALNLPAAGAALTGSTAVSATIDQNAWAETSFAYRVVGGEEWMPLGTAESAAPRVFHDSESLPAGTLVEYRAVTTDAAGNHSAASSYGSAGFAVTTEEVEAPEAEITMVSVPGSHNVAMGCAADWQPACETAKLTKNEDGIYTGTFELPAGSYEYKVAMNGSWDLAYGSGGDSGGGAKNLMYTHDGGPVTFYWNPATKMAQNSSQAPIITLAGDFQKQLGCSEDWKPACFATSMHDGDGDGVYEFSTDKLAAGNYSVKTAHGLGWDENYGGGGAPGGENLAFSASTGKQINFRYTLATHILEIDVADPPLAGLGTLQAKWIDENTLAWPAALLGQVPAANASWQLFHSASAALMVTGGAVSGGSAIDLSYDSAGFSAEQLATFPALKTGYIVLRPAALDQAKTAGLLKEQLQIAQTRDGALNAYTGVQLPGVLDSLYAGSLAGRTLGIKWSTGSPTFTLWAPTAQKATLLTWPTDGSGEPVRTAATWDAAAGTWTAAPNVIAENAHYLWEVDVYTHSTGKVETNQVTDPYSIALTTNSTRSIAVDLDSPAWAPKQWETTSAPVISKQGDRSIYELHARDFSIGDTTVPEEERGTYRAFTRDSAGTAQLRELAAAGINTVHLLPTFDLATIEENRAAQKAPDCDLASFGAGSEEQQACAGAVANQDGYNWGYDPLHFQVPEGSYAVDPEGGARVAEFREMVGALHATGLQVVLDQVFNHTAASGQAGASVLDKLVPGYYQRLNADGKVETSTCCENVATEHKAAEKLMVDSVVLWAREYKVDGFRFDLMAHHSKANMLAVRAALDELTVEKDGVDGKSILLYGEGWNFGEVADNALFEQASQGQLAGTSVGTFSDRLRDAVHGGSPVAGETKFQQGFGTGLATDPNGSEINGTPEQALAELQHQTDLVKLGLAGNLSDYSLTTSDGTVAKGAELDYRGSPAGYASQPDEIISYVDAHDNETLFDIGMLKLPADTTMADRVRMNTLSLATATLAQTPSFWHAGTELLRSKSLDRNSYNSGDWFNRIDWTGQESTFGSGLPPKADNGDHWAAMKPLLENAANKPQPADISAAEAGALDLLRLRSSIDLLRLGSAELISQKVSFPGSGTEATPGVIVMSIDDLVGDDADPALDGALVVFNAGPDSASQTVGALAGRDYALAQVQSNGLDPVVKQTSWDAKSGTVSVPARTVAVLVNATANEPSKPGSPDPGPGTDPTDTVNPGGNEGPGGTTGPSVPATVLATDTPSAEDHLASTGVNFAVLAGVAVLMLLAGMTAFRVARRRRAGH; from the coding sequence ATGACAGACTATCTGCGTGCCCGACGAGCGCTTGCCCTGGCGTTCTCGGGCGCTCTCGCAGCTTCAGCCTTGCTGGCACCTGCATTCGCCACGGCCACGGGAGCCGACGCGGCGGACGGGCGCGTGTTCACTTTGGCGGGTGACCTGCAGGATGAACTCGGTTGCGCGGCTGACTGGGCACCGGACTGCCCGGAGACAAAACTTGTCGAGACCGGCACCGCCGGCGTCTACGCTGCGGACTTCACCCTTCCCGCTGGTTCCTTCAACTACAAAGTCGCCGTGAACGGGTCCTGGGATGAGGCCTATGGTCACGGCAGCGAGAACATTCCGCTGGCGCTTGCGGGGGAGAGCCGGCTCCGGGTCACTTTTGATGACACCACGAAACGGATCGGTGTCCAACCGCTTGAGCTGCGCGGCGACTACAGCGCCGCGGACGATGCACTGGTCAAGGCTCCCGTCCGCCAAGCCGGCGCGGGCGAGAATTTTTACTTTGTGATGACCGACCGTTTCGACAACGGTGACACCTCAAACGACGAGGCGGGGATCGAGGGTGGCCGCCTGCTTAGTGGTTACGATCCGAGTGACAAAGGGTTTTACAACGGCGGCGACATCGCCGGACTGCGCAACCGCCTCGACTACATCGAGGGCCTGGGCGCCACCGCCATCTGGCTGACGCCGAGCTTCAAGAACCGCCCAGTGCAGGGCGAAGGGGCGGATGCATCGGCCGGCTACCACGGCTACTGGGTGACTGACTTTACCCAAATCGACCCACACCTTGGCACGAACGACGAATTGTCGGCACTCATCGACGAGGCGCACGCCAAGGGCATCAAGGTCTACTTCGACATCATCACCAACCACACGGCTGATGTCATTGCCAACGAACAAAACCAAAACTCCTACCTGGAAAAAAAGGACGCGCCCTACAAGGACGCGTCCGGGGCACCCTTTGACCCCGCGGACTTTGCCGGGACGGACACCTTCCCGGATCTTGACCCTGCCACCAGCTTCCCCTACACGCCGAAAGTCCAGGACGCGGACAAGAACCTCAAGGTTCCGGCGTGGCTGAACGACACCTCGCTGTACCACAACCGTGGCGACTCCATCTGGTCGGGTGAGTCTGAAACGTACGGCGACTTCAGCGGTCTCGACGACCTCATGACCGAACACCCGAAGGTGGTTGACGGATTTGTCGAGGTGTTCCAAGACTGGGTTGATTTCGGCATCGACGGTTTCCGCATCGATACCGTCAAGCACGTCAACCTTGAGTTCTGGCAGAAGTGGACCACCGGGGTGCTGGACTATGCCCACGCCAACGGCAAGGAGGACTTCTTCATGTTTGGCGAGGTTTACAGCGCCGACCAGAAGATCCTTTCCCCTTACGTACGCAAGACAGAGATGAACTCGGTTCTCGACTTTGCCTTCCAAGATGGTGCTGTGGGCTATGCCACCGGCAACTCCGCGCGGGGACTGCAAACACTTTTTGCCGGGGATGACTATTTCACGACGACCAAGAACTCGCCGACAGCGCTGCCCACCTTCCTTGGCAATCACGACATGGGTCGTGTTGGCTACTTTGCGAACAACACAGCCAACCCCCTGGAACGCGACGAACTCGCCCACGAGCTGCTCTACCTCACCCGCGGACAGCCGGTGATCTACTACGGAGACGAGCAGGGCTTCGCTGGCGAGGGCGATGGAAAAGACAAGAATTCGCGCCAGAGCCTCTTTGGCACGCGGGTGGCTGAATATGCAGAGCAGAAGCTCGTCACAGGCGAAACAATTGGCACCGAGGACCGCTTCGACACGGAGGCGCCCCTCTACCGGCACATTGCGGCACTCGCCAAGCTACGTGCCGACCATCCCGCCCTGGCGCAGGGCGCACAGATCCAGCGTTACGCAGACGACGGTGCGGGCATCTACGCGTTCTCCCGCGTTGACCGAGACGAAAAGGTGGAATACCTGGTTGCCTTGAACAACGCCACTGAGGAAAAGTCTGTTGCGGTGACCACGCTGACACAAAACGGTGGGTTCGAGCCTCTCTACGGAGCAGACTCGGCGGTTAAGAGCGACGGAAAAGGTGCAACCACCATCACCGTGCCCCCTATGAGCGCGGTTGTGTACCGTGCCGACAAGGGCGTCACGGCGTCCGCCGCCACTGACATCGCGCTCAACCTCCCCGCCGCGGGTGCAGCGCTCACCGGAAGTACCGCAGTGAGCGCAACCATCGACCAGAATGCCTGGGCTGAGACGAGTTTTGCCTACCGTGTTGTGGGCGGCGAGGAATGGATGCCGCTCGGCACCGCGGAGAGCGCTGCGCCCCGAGTGTTTCACGACAGCGAATCACTGCCGGCCGGCACCTTGGTTGAGTACCGTGCGGTGACGACGGATGCCGCAGGCAACCACAGCGCCGCGTCCAGTTACGGCTCCGCAGGATTCGCCGTGACCACCGAGGAGGTCGAAGCCCCCGAGGCCGAGATCACCATGGTTTCAGTCCCCGGCAGCCACAATGTCGCCATGGGCTGCGCCGCCGACTGGCAGCCCGCCTGTGAAACGGCAAAACTTACCAAGAACGAGGATGGCATCTACACCGGCACCTTCGAGCTGCCGGCGGGCTCCTACGAATACAAGGTGGCCATGAACGGCAGCTGGGATCTCGCCTATGGCTCAGGCGGCGACTCCGGAGGCGGAGCGAAGAACCTGATGTACACGCACGACGGCGGACCGGTCACCTTCTATTGGAACCCCGCAACGAAGATGGCACAAAACAGCTCGCAGGCACCGATCATCACGCTTGCCGGTGATTTTCAGAAGCAGCTCGGCTGCAGTGAAGACTGGAAACCAGCCTGCTTTGCAACATCCATGCATGACGGCGACGGCGACGGCGTCTACGAATTCTCGACCGACAAGCTCGCGGCCGGCAACTACTCCGTCAAAACAGCGCATGGCCTTGGGTGGGACGAGAACTACGGGGGTGGCGGCGCACCCGGCGGCGAGAACCTTGCGTTCTCAGCCAGCACCGGCAAGCAGATCAACTTCCGCTACACCCTGGCAACGCACATCCTTGAGATCGACGTTGCAGATCCGCCGCTCGCCGGTCTCGGCACGCTTCAGGCCAAGTGGATCGATGAAAACACCCTCGCCTGGCCTGCAGCATTGCTCGGCCAGGTCCCTGCTGCAAATGCCTCCTGGCAGCTGTTTCACTCGGCATCGGCAGCCCTGATGGTGACAGGCGGAGCCGTCAGTGGCGGCAGCGCCATTGACCTCAGCTACGATTCCGCAGGATTCTCGGCTGAACAGCTTGCAACATTTCCTGCGCTAAAGACCGGTTACATCGTGCTGCGCCCTGCAGCCCTGGACCAGGCGAAAACAGCCGGGCTCCTCAAGGAGCAGTTGCAAATCGCCCAGACACGTGACGGCGCACTCAACGCTTACACGGGCGTGCAGCTCCCCGGTGTCCTCGACAGTCTGTACGCCGGGTCCCTGGCCGGGCGCACCCTCGGAATCAAGTGGAGCACCGGCAGTCCCACCTTCACCTTGTGGGCGCCCACTGCACAGAAGGCAACACTGCTGACATGGCCAACGGACGGCTCGGGAGAGCCGGTGCGTACTGCCGCAACGTGGGATGCTGCCGCCGGAACGTGGACGGCTGCACCCAACGTGATCGCGGAGAACGCACACTACCTCTGGGAGGTTGACGTCTACACCCACTCAACAGGCAAGGTCGAGACCAACCAGGTGACGGACCCATACTCGATCGCCCTGACGACGAACTCGACCCGTTCAATCGCCGTCGACCTCGATTCGCCCGCTTGGGCACCCAAGCAGTGGGAAACCACGTCAGCGCCTGTCATCTCGAAGCAGGGTGACCGTTCAATCTACGAGCTGCACGCGCGTGATTTCTCGATTGGCGACACCACCGTGCCGGAAGAAGAGCGCGGCACCTACCGTGCCTTCACCCGCGACAGCGCCGGAACGGCCCAGCTCCGGGAACTCGCAGCAGCAGGCATCAATACGGTGCACCTCCTGCCCACCTTTGACCTTGCCACGATTGAGGAGAACCGCGCAGCCCAGAAGGCCCCGGACTGCGACCTCGCCTCGTTCGGCGCCGGATCCGAGGAGCAGCAGGCCTGTGCCGGTGCTGTCGCCAATCAAGACGGTTACAACTGGGGCTACGACCCACTCCATTTTCAGGTTCCCGAAGGTTCCTATGCCGTTGACCCGGAGGGCGGCGCCCGCGTCGCCGAATTCCGCGAAATGGTCGGTGCCCTGCACGCAACCGGCCTGCAGGTGGTGCTTGACCAGGTGTTCAACCACACGGCGGCATCAGGACAGGCCGGCGCATCGGTGCTGGACAAGCTGGTTCCCGGCTACTATCAGCGGCTCAACGCCGATGGCAAGGTTGAAACCTCCACATGCTGTGAGAATGTGGCCACTGAGCACAAGGCCGCCGAAAAGCTCATGGTCGACTCCGTGGTCCTCTGGGCCCGTGAATACAAGGTTGACGGTTTCCGCTTTGACCTCATGGCGCACCACTCCAAGGCGAACATGCTGGCAGTGCGTGCGGCCCTCGACGAGCTGACCGTTGAGAAAGACGGCGTTGACGGCAAATCCATCTTGCTTTACGGCGAGGGCTGGAACTTCGGAGAGGTCGCCGACAACGCGCTCTTCGAGCAGGCCAGCCAAGGTCAATTGGCCGGAACATCGGTTGGCACCTTCAGCGACCGGCTGCGCGATGCCGTGCATGGCGGCAGTCCCGTGGCAGGTGAGACCAAGTTCCAACAAGGGTTCGGAACCGGCCTGGCCACCGATCCGAACGGTTCGGAGATCAATGGAACACCGGAGCAGGCTCTCGCCGAGCTCCAACACCAGACTGACCTGGTCAAGCTCGGCCTGGCCGGAAATCTCAGCGACTACAGCCTGACCACCTCCGACGGCACCGTGGCGAAGGGGGCCGAACTCGACTACCGGGGTTCACCCGCCGGCTACGCCAGCCAGCCCGATGAAATTATCAGCTACGTCGACGCCCACGACAACGAGACGCTCTTCGACATCGGCATGCTCAAGCTGCCCGCCGACACCACGATGGCCGACCGCGTGCGCATGAACACCCTGTCGCTGGCGACCGCAACACTGGCCCAGACGCCGTCATTCTGGCACGCGGGAACAGAGCTGCTGCGCTCCAAGTCATTGGACCGCAACAGTTACAACTCCGGTGACTGGTTCAACCGCATTGACTGGACGGGGCAGGAGTCAACGTTTGGTTCGGGGCTGCCACCGAAGGCAGACAACGGGGATCACTGGGCAGCGATGAAGCCCCTGTTAGAGAATGCGGCCAACAAGCCCCAGCCTGCCGACATCTCCGCCGCGGAAGCGGGCGCGCTCGATCTGCTGCGACTGCGTTCATCGATCGACTTGCTGCGTCTGGGCTCCGCCGAGCTCATCTCGCAAAAGGTGTCGTTCCCGGGCAGCGGAACCGAGGCAACACCTGGAGTCATCGTCATGAGCATCGACGACCTTGTGGGCGACGACGCGGATCCCGCGCTTGACGGCGCTCTCGTTGTTTTCAACGCCGGCCCTGATTCCGCCAGCCAGACTGTCGGTGCCCTCGCCGGCCGCGACTACGCCCTCGCACAGGTGCAGTCAAACGGGCTCGACCCCGTGGTCAAGCAGACGAGCTGGGATGCCAAGAGCGGAACCGTCAGCGTCCCCGCACGCACGGTCGCGGTTCTTGTGAACGCTACGGCCAACGAGCCGAGCAAACCGGGGAGTCCCGATCCGGGCCCCGGCACGGATCCCACGGATACTGTGAACCCTGGTGGAAACGAGGGACCTGGCGGAACAACAGGCCCGAGCGTCCCGGCAACTGTGCTGGCGACGGACACGCCGTCCGCGGAGGACCACCTCGCCAGCACCGGTGTCAATTTCGCGGTGCTTGCTGGGGTCGCCGTGTTGATGCTTTTGGCGGGGATGACGGCGTTCAGGGTGGCCCGTAGAAGAAGGGCAGGCCACTAA
- a CDS encoding M1 family metallopeptidase, with amino-acid sequence MRILHRPRHLATSEVPTAPDPYIPTHGSTSFAVEHYDLELTVRLAGNQLQGRAIMTAKALVPLVSVDLDLVGLGMDKASVDGNRVVKHAQRAGKLHLQLPSPVAAGAEFTLDIRYSGIPAPNNGQWGEVGWEELADGVLVAGQPTGAPTWFPCNDRPDDKASYRITVTTDADYTAVCNGTLISHTKKSSRETWVYDQPAPMATYLATVQIGRYKLLALPASSGQCQLPITVAVPKKLQSKAATALARQREMVDVFTQFFGPYPFPTYTVVVTEDELEIPLEAQSLSIIGANHLDTGWESQRLIAHELSHQWFGNSLTLASWRNIWLHEGFACYAEWLWSEESGSMTIAERAAAAYANLLAEPVAMTVGDPGPEHMFDDAVYKRGALALAAIRTAAGDANFFALLQRWVAENRHGSVSTAAFVALADDMCGDVAGFSAADVLMPWLYRQSLPSLPLG; translated from the coding sequence ATGAGAATCCTGCACCGCCCCCGTCATCTGGCTACCTCGGAGGTCCCGACCGCCCCGGACCCGTACATTCCCACACATGGCAGTACCAGTTTCGCGGTGGAACACTATGACCTTGAGCTGACGGTGCGGCTAGCTGGGAACCAATTGCAGGGCCGGGCCATCATGACGGCAAAGGCGCTTGTTCCCCTGGTTTCAGTTGACCTTGACCTCGTCGGGTTGGGCATGGACAAGGCCTCCGTAGATGGGAACCGGGTCGTCAAGCATGCCCAGCGTGCGGGGAAATTGCACCTACAGCTGCCATCGCCGGTGGCGGCGGGTGCGGAGTTCACCCTCGACATCCGCTACAGCGGCATACCGGCGCCCAACAACGGCCAATGGGGTGAAGTCGGCTGGGAGGAACTGGCCGACGGCGTCTTGGTCGCCGGCCAGCCCACCGGCGCACCAACCTGGTTCCCCTGCAACGACCGGCCCGATGACAAGGCTTCCTACCGGATCACTGTCACCACAGACGCCGACTACACGGCTGTATGCAACGGCACCTTGATTTCCCACACGAAGAAATCCAGCCGGGAAACCTGGGTCTATGACCAGCCCGCACCCATGGCAACATATCTCGCCACGGTGCAAATAGGCCGGTACAAATTGCTCGCCTTGCCGGCTTCGTCTGGTCAGTGCCAGCTCCCCATAACGGTGGCCGTTCCGAAAAAGCTTCAGTCCAAGGCAGCCACCGCCTTGGCAAGGCAGCGGGAAATGGTGGACGTCTTCACGCAATTCTTTGGGCCGTATCCATTTCCCACGTACACGGTGGTGGTGACGGAGGATGAGCTGGAAATACCGCTCGAGGCACAATCGCTCTCCATCATTGGCGCAAACCACCTCGATACCGGTTGGGAATCCCAACGCCTGATTGCCCACGAGCTCTCACACCAGTGGTTCGGCAACTCCCTGACTTTGGCATCGTGGCGCAACATTTGGCTCCATGAGGGCTTTGCCTGCTACGCAGAGTGGCTCTGGTCCGAAGAGAGCGGCTCCATGACCATCGCCGAACGGGCAGCCGCGGCGTACGCAAATCTGCTCGCCGAACCAGTTGCCATGACCGTGGGTGACCCCGGCCCGGAACACATGTTTGACGATGCGGTCTACAAACGCGGTGCGCTGGCCCTGGCGGCCATACGTACCGCGGCCGGTGATGCCAACTTCTTTGCCCTGCTCCAACGGTGGGTGGCGGAGAACCGCCACGGTTCGGTGTCCACGGCCGCTTTCGTGGCCTTGGCCGATGACATGTGTGGCGATGTTGCGGGATTCTCGGCGGCTGACGTCCTTATGCCGTGGTTGTACCGGCAGTCACTACCGTCGCTCCCCCTCGGATAG
- a CDS encoding 4'-phosphopantetheinyl transferase family protein, whose protein sequence is MNEHQYDPPFRRHVLVQAFELGTVDPGLQGWLDAAEQARADTILDAPTRRDFIAGRVVQRIMAAELLDAAPGELVSAYSCPECGPNPYPSHGRPGYLLRGEPAAVSVSFSRSHGWAVAAMVPFAGVGIGVDVQQLASVAFDGFDDVALSSAEKLRLSQIAPGGQDAWRAAAWARKEALAKVSGLGLRTDPTRIEAFPGNENGKQGPAAQVWDVESARVGLPEGFAAAVAVGAKT, encoded by the coding sequence GTGAACGAGCATCAATATGACCCGCCTTTCCGCCGTCATGTCCTGGTTCAGGCGTTCGAACTGGGGACCGTGGATCCGGGACTGCAAGGATGGTTGGACGCTGCCGAACAAGCCCGTGCCGACACCATCCTCGATGCACCAACGCGGCGTGACTTCATCGCCGGTCGAGTGGTTCAGCGAATCATGGCGGCCGAGCTGCTGGATGCGGCGCCGGGCGAGCTGGTCTCCGCGTATAGCTGCCCAGAATGCGGGCCAAATCCTTATCCCTCACATGGCCGCCCGGGCTATTTGCTGCGCGGTGAGCCGGCTGCCGTCTCGGTCAGTTTTTCACGCAGCCACGGCTGGGCCGTGGCGGCCATGGTTCCCTTCGCTGGTGTGGGGATTGGTGTTGATGTACAGCAACTTGCCTCGGTGGCCTTTGACGGGTTCGACGACGTGGCGCTGAGTTCTGCCGAAAAGTTGCGTTTGTCCCAGATCGCCCCAGGCGGGCAGGATGCATGGCGGGCGGCAGCCTGGGCGCGCAAGGAAGCGCTGGCAAAGGTCTCGGGCCTCGGCCTGCGTACGGATCCCACGCGTATCGAGGCGTTTCCCGGGAACGAAAATGGGAAGCAAGGGCCTGCTGCGCAGGTGTGGGATGTTGAATCCGCCAGAGTTGGTTTACCCGAAGGCTTCGCCGCCGCAGTGGCAGTGGGTGCCAAGACGTGA
- the ppk2 gene encoding polyphosphate kinase 2, whose protein sequence is MTRPTPDFTGFTVIDNDDDDPVLLAPDGSPVDTWRDGYPYAARLERNVYDIEKRLLQIELLKLQQWIKATGRRVVILFEGRDAAGKGGTIKRFTEHLNPRGTRVVALEKPSQRESTQWYFQRYVAHLPSAGEMVLFDRSWYNRTGVERVMGFCTKEQYDEFIRQAPLFERMLVNDGMTVIKFWFSVTQAEQRTRFIIRQVDPVRQWKLSPMDLASLDKWDAYTSAKERMFKRTDTRHAPWTVVKSNDKKRARLAAMRHVLSMFDYTGKDHELVGVPDPHIVGPASAVVGEGEEF, encoded by the coding sequence ATGACTCGACCCACCCCTGATTTCACCGGTTTTACCGTTATTGACAACGACGACGACGATCCGGTTCTGTTGGCCCCGGATGGATCCCCGGTTGACACCTGGCGGGACGGATATCCCTATGCTGCACGGCTGGAACGGAACGTTTATGACATTGAAAAGCGGTTGCTGCAAATTGAGCTGCTAAAACTTCAGCAATGGATCAAGGCTACCGGGCGGCGAGTGGTGATCTTGTTCGAGGGCCGTGATGCCGCCGGCAAGGGTGGCACCATCAAGCGATTCACGGAACACCTGAACCCGCGAGGGACCCGGGTCGTTGCGCTGGAAAAGCCCAGCCAGCGCGAATCAACTCAGTGGTACTTCCAGCGCTATGTAGCCCACCTGCCCAGTGCAGGCGAAATGGTGCTCTTTGACCGCTCTTGGTACAACCGGACCGGAGTTGAGCGTGTCATGGGGTTTTGCACCAAGGAACAGTATGACGAGTTTATCCGCCAGGCACCCTTGTTTGAACGCATGCTGGTCAATGATGGCATGACGGTCATTAAGTTCTGGTTCTCCGTAACGCAGGCCGAACAACGCACTCGATTCATCATCCGCCAGGTCGATCCCGTGCGGCAATGGAAGCTCTCACCGATGGATTTGGCTTCTCTGGACAAGTGGGATGCGTACACCTCGGCCAAGGAAAGAATGTTCAAGAGAACCGATACCCGCCATGCGCCATGGACCGTTGTGAAATCCAACGACAAGAAGCGCGCCCGCCTAGCTGCCATGCGTCACGTGTTGAGCATGTTCGATTACACGGGCAAGGATCACGAGCTCGTTGGCGTGCCGGATCCGCACATTGTGGGCCCGGCATCGGCCGTAGTGGGCGAGGGCGAAGAGTTCTAG
- a CDS encoding alpha/beta fold hydrolase, producing the protein MTDQNIPFDNGWVHVPNAKIYWEATGSPDGVPVLYLHGGPGGSLGKGGYRKRHDAEQFWTIGLDQRGCGQSTPTVQDDLDHLADNTTATLIEDIEAVRQHLGIEQWIVTGISWGSTLALAYALAHPNRVLGIALMAVTTTNRDEVDWITEGVGRIFPEAWDELARASAAMPGERVVEAYARRLAGADREDARIAAIAWDRWEAWHISFSSYWQPGPMFSDERLRMTFALLVTHYWANDGFLVGETEIIPRIHELDGIPGHLIHGRRDVSGPAITPWKLHRQWATSKLTIVEEEGHGGPTSVEALVAAVEEVSAGLGTANEA; encoded by the coding sequence ATGACAGACCAGAACATACCTTTCGACAATGGTTGGGTTCATGTACCCAACGCCAAAATCTATTGGGAAGCAACTGGAAGCCCGGACGGTGTCCCGGTCCTGTATCTGCACGGCGGTCCCGGCGGTTCACTGGGTAAGGGCGGCTACCGCAAACGCCACGATGCCGAGCAGTTTTGGACCATCGGCCTGGACCAGCGCGGCTGCGGCCAGAGCACACCCACTGTCCAGGACGACCTGGACCATTTGGCGGACAACACCACGGCAACCTTGATCGAGGACATCGAAGCTGTCCGCCAGCACCTTGGCATTGAGCAATGGATTGTGACGGGTATTTCATGGGGGAGCACCCTGGCCCTGGCCTATGCCTTGGCCCACCCGAACCGGGTGTTGGGCATTGCCCTCATGGCCGTCACCACAACCAACCGCGACGAGGTTGACTGGATCACCGAGGGCGTGGGCCGGATCTTCCCCGAGGCATGGGATGAGTTGGCGCGCGCCTCCGCTGCCATGCCTGGGGAGCGGGTTGTGGAAGCGTACGCCCGCAGACTCGCAGGCGCAGATCGTGAAGACGCCCGAATTGCGGCCATTGCCTGGGACCGATGGGAAGCCTGGCATATATCGTTTAGTTCCTATTGGCAGCCGGGCCCCATGTTTAGCGACGAACGACTACGCATGACCTTTGCACTCCTGGTGACCCATTACTGGGCCAATGACGGCTTCCTCGTGGGAGAAACGGAAATCATTCCCCGAATCCACGAACTTGATGGGATTCCGGGGCACCTGATTCATGGGCGCCGCGATGTCAGCGGGCCGGCAATAACGCCCTGGAAGCTGCATCGTCAATGGGCCACCAGCAAGCTCACCATTGTGGAAGAGGAGGGGCATGGTGGCCCCACATCAGTTGAAGCGCTTGTGGCCGCCGTAGAAGAGGTTAGCGCCGGGCTTGGTACTGCCAATGAGGCATAG
- a CDS encoding ATP-binding protein, with amino-acid sequence MNMVTRSIFLNGTVGVGKTTVAARLGEILERELLPHAIIDLDELRRAWPAPMHDRFNHELELANLAAMAANFVRAGVSMFVLAGVIEDPREVPCYRAALGNRPLTVCRITASESVRRARLGDRHRYDPDALAWHLERTVELESILAQQALDDVVVDSSDSSAEVVAQEVLTVVRALGSHHRVGQ; translated from the coding sequence ATGAACATGGTGACGCGGAGTATTTTCCTCAATGGCACTGTTGGTGTGGGAAAAACTACTGTCGCGGCCCGCCTGGGTGAAATTTTGGAACGGGAATTGCTCCCGCACGCCATCATTGACCTGGATGAACTACGCCGGGCATGGCCAGCCCCCATGCACGACAGGTTCAACCATGAACTTGAGCTGGCGAATCTGGCCGCCATGGCTGCCAACTTTGTCCGCGCGGGTGTGTCAATGTTTGTCTTGGCCGGGGTCATCGAGGACCCGCGTGAAGTTCCGTGCTATCGCGCGGCTCTGGGCAATCGGCCGCTAACAGTCTGCCGAATTACGGCAAGCGAATCTGTTCGACGTGCCCGTCTTGGTGACCGTCACAGGTACGACCCAGATGCGCTGGCTTGGCATCTTGAACGCACCGTTGAGTTGGAAAGCATTCTGGCCCAACAGGCCTTGGATGACGTGGTTGTTGACAGCTCGGATAGTTCCGCTGAAGTCGTGGCACAGGAAGTGCTGACGGTGGTGCGGGCCTTGGGCTCTCACCATAGGGTAGGGCAATGA